A single region of the Elizabethkingia sp. JS20170427COW genome encodes:
- a CDS encoding glycosyltransferase family 2 protein, translating into MKKISLVIPAYNEEINIPIIREKIADVFNSQLPQYVYELIFVNDGSRDNTQQVLEQLASEFPEVKYIEFSRNFGHQAALKAGLNHVDELSNATISLDCDLQHPPCFIPELIQEWEKGYDLVYTIRRYDVSESFFKKFTSNLYYKILARLSDFQFEKGEGADFKLYDARVISEIKKNHESDLFLRGFTKWIGFKQKGINFQAGVRENGISQYTINKMFALALAGVTSFSVKPLYLAAYLGLFFSLMSMLYIPYVIYALVTKTEISGWASIISTIVFFGGLQLCILGIIGIYLGKIFTQVKERPLFIIKSKNF; encoded by the coding sequence ATGAAAAAGATTAGTTTAGTAATTCCGGCTTATAACGAAGAAATTAACATTCCGATTATTAGGGAGAAAATTGCTGATGTTTTTAACTCTCAGTTACCTCAATATGTTTATGAGTTAATTTTTGTAAATGATGGAAGTAGGGATAATACCCAACAGGTTTTGGAGCAACTAGCTTCAGAGTTTCCAGAAGTGAAGTATATAGAGTTTTCTCGTAATTTTGGGCATCAGGCAGCACTAAAAGCAGGGCTTAATCATGTAGATGAATTATCTAATGCTACCATTTCTTTGGATTGCGATTTGCAACACCCTCCTTGTTTTATCCCTGAATTAATTCAAGAATGGGAAAAGGGTTATGATTTGGTATACACCATTAGAAGATATGATGTTAGTGAATCTTTTTTTAAAAAATTTACCTCTAATTTATATTATAAAATTTTAGCAAGATTATCCGATTTTCAGTTTGAAAAAGGAGAAGGAGCAGATTTTAAATTATATGATGCTAGGGTGATTTCTGAAATTAAAAAGAATCACGAATCCGATTTATTTCTTAGAGGATTTACCAAATGGATAGGATTCAAGCAGAAGGGGATTAATTTCCAAGCTGGGGTTCGCGAAAATGGGATTAGCCAATATACCATCAACAAAATGTTTGCTTTAGCATTAGCGGGAGTAACGTCTTTTAGTGTTAAACCTTTATATTTAGCGGCATATTTAGGATTGTTCTTTTCTTTGATGTCCATGCTTTACATCCCTTATGTCATTTATGCTTTGGTTACCAAAACCGAAATTTCTGGTTGGGCTTCTATTATTTCTACCATTGTTTTTTTTGGAGGACTTCAGCTTTGTATTTTAGGGATTATAGGCATATATTTGGGAAAAATTTTTACTCAGGTTAAAGAGAGACCTTTATTCATCATAAAATCGAAAAATTTTTAA
- a CDS encoding polysaccharide deacetylase family protein → MILLSFDIEEFDMPLEYQGKIDFQEQLSVSREGLIKILNILQKYNAKATFFSTVVFAENNQDLIKRLLAEGHELGSHTWYHSQFEIEDLKKSREKLSELFGVEIKGLRMPRLKDVPNEDVLKAGYVYNSSLNPTFLPGRYNKLHISRTYFKEGNLHQLPASVSPWRIPLFWLSFHNFPVAIYRHLAKRALQKDGYLNLYFHPWEFMDITKASYQLPGFTCKNTGSAMEKRFDEFLAFLAKQKHTFATFSQFLKLK, encoded by the coding sequence ATGATACTACTTAGTTTTGATATTGAAGAGTTTGATATGCCTTTGGAATATCAAGGGAAAATAGATTTCCAAGAACAACTTTCTGTTTCCAGAGAAGGTTTAATAAAGATTTTAAATATTCTTCAAAAATATAACGCCAAGGCAACTTTTTTTTCAACAGTAGTATTTGCAGAAAACAATCAAGACTTAATAAAAAGGCTACTGGCTGAAGGGCACGAGTTGGGTTCCCATACGTGGTATCACTCCCAATTTGAAATCGAAGATCTTAAAAAATCTAGAGAGAAGCTTTCCGAGCTTTTCGGTGTGGAAATTAAGGGGTTAAGAATGCCTAGGCTAAAAGATGTCCCTAATGAGGATGTTTTAAAAGCTGGATATGTATATAACTCTTCTCTTAATCCAACATTTCTCCCAGGAAGGTATAATAAACTGCATATCAGCAGAACTTATTTTAAAGAAGGTAACCTGCATCAATTGCCTGCATCTGTCTCACCATGGCGAATTCCGCTTTTTTGGCTTAGTTTTCATAATTTTCCTGTGGCAATATATCGCCATTTAGCAAAAAGAGCTTTACAGAAGGATGGTTATCTTAATTTGTATTTCCACCCTTGGGAGTTTATGGATATTACCAAGGCTAGTTACCAATTGCCAGGCTTTACTTGTAAAAATACAGGATCTGCCATGGAAAAAAGGTTTGATGAATTTTTAGCATTTTTGGCAAAGCAAAAACACACGTTTGCTACTTTTTCTCAATTTTTAAAACTTAAATAA
- a CDS encoding glycosyltransferase family 1 protein, whose translation MKIGYDAKRFFHNTSGLGNYSRDLVRILSEKYSENQYLLFAKNTSERTKRLLDKPNILFKKISKGKFSRQLQMGKDAQVENCNIFHGLSGELPLKWGSAPIKKVVTIHDVIFLKYPQFYSFFDRKIHTWKFKKACNQADLVIAISEQTKKDIMHYFNTPEEKIRVVYQTCHDAFKKEYTAAELSEVAHKFALPEEFILNVGTIEERKNLFSVVKAIKGTNVPLVVVGKETAYTKKIHRFIAQNNMQQQVIFLKNVGMEELAKIYQLATVFIYPSLYEGFGIPIIEALFSKTPVITSNLSCLPEAGGQDSLYVNPKNEADIRAKILHLWENPSERQRRSEKSFAFVQKFSEEQIAKDLIKVYHELLAYPN comes from the coding sequence ATGAAGATAGGTTATGATGCGAAGAGGTTTTTTCATAATACCTCAGGATTAGGAAATTATTCTAGAGATTTGGTAAGGATTTTATCAGAAAAATACTCTGAAAATCAGTACTTGCTCTTTGCCAAAAATACTTCTGAAAGGACAAAAAGGCTGTTGGATAAGCCTAATATTCTTTTTAAGAAAATATCCAAAGGAAAGTTCTCCAGACAACTACAAATGGGAAAAGATGCGCAAGTTGAAAATTGTAACATTTTCCATGGTTTGTCAGGAGAATTACCTCTAAAATGGGGAAGTGCTCCAATAAAAAAAGTAGTAACCATACATGATGTTATCTTTTTAAAATATCCTCAGTTTTATTCGTTTTTCGATAGAAAAATACACACCTGGAAGTTTAAAAAAGCCTGTAATCAAGCTGATTTGGTAATTGCTATTTCGGAGCAGACCAAAAAAGACATTATGCATTACTTCAACACTCCAGAAGAAAAGATACGAGTGGTTTACCAAACCTGCCATGATGCTTTTAAAAAAGAATATACGGCAGCTGAATTGTCTGAGGTAGCTCATAAATTTGCTTTACCTGAGGAGTTTATTTTAAATGTAGGAACTATAGAGGAGAGGAAGAATTTATTTTCTGTAGTAAAGGCAATTAAGGGTACCAATGTTCCGTTGGTGGTAGTAGGAAAGGAAACAGCTTATACCAAGAAAATACACCGTTTTATAGCTCAAAACAATATGCAACAGCAAGTAATCTTCTTGAAGAATGTTGGCATGGAAGAGCTTGCTAAAATTTACCAATTGGCAACGGTTTTTATCTATCCAAGTTTGTATGAGGGCTTTGGGATCCCGATTATAGAGGCTCTGTTTTCCAAAACACCAGTTATTACTTCCAATCTCAGCTGTTTGCCAGAAGCGGGAGGTCAAGATTCCCTTTATGTAAATCCTAAAAACGAAGCCGATATTAGAGCTAAAATCCTTCATCTTTGGGAAAACCCTTCAGAAAGACAAAGAAGAAGCGAAAAATCTTTTGCCTTTGTTCAAAAATTTAGTGAAGAACAAATAGCAAAAGATTTAATAAAAGTTTATCATGAACTACTAGCTTATCCAAACTAA
- a CDS encoding YceI family protein — protein sequence MKKVVLSLASSALLLTACQKKEEAKVQEEPAPVESTTPAVSSIQHQLQWTAYKLPEKAGVKGTFSKIDLYTKHLGEASLEAELNHADFNISSATVSSGDPTRDTKLKDFFFAKMLGDIKGSFGEFKDEKVPVTITMNEVTKEVPFTYRKNGDTLVIQGKIDIVKDFSANTAFQSIAEACKDLHQNKTWPDVDIEAKFYQ from the coding sequence ATGAAGAAAGTAGTTTTGTCTTTAGCTTCGTCGGCCCTATTATTAACGGCTTGTCAGAAGAAAGAAGAAGCAAAGGTTCAAGAAGAGCCAGCACCAGTGGAAAGTACTACTCCAGCAGTATCTAGCATTCAACACCAACTACAATGGACCGCGTATAAGTTGCCTGAAAAAGCGGGTGTAAAAGGTACTTTTTCAAAAATTGATTTATACACCAAGCATTTAGGAGAAGCAAGCTTGGAAGCGGAATTAAATCATGCGGATTTTAATATTTCCTCAGCAACAGTTTCTAGTGGAGATCCTACAAGGGATACCAAACTTAAAGATTTCTTTTTCGCAAAAATGTTAGGAGATATTAAAGGATCTTTTGGCGAGTTTAAAGATGAAAAAGTGCCTGTTACCATTACCATGAATGAGGTTACCAAAGAAGTGCCCTTTACCTATCGTAAAAATGGTGATACTTTGGTAATCCAAGGTAAAATAGATATTGTAAAAGACTTTAGCGCCAATACGGCATTTCAGTCGATAGCAGAGGCTTGTAAGGATTTACACCAAAACAAAACATGGCCGGATGTAGATATAGAAGCTAAGTTCTACCAATAA
- a CDS encoding polyprenyl synthetase family protein, translating into MNFLEKYQKLVSEGIDKNQFTAKPTELYDPLNYILSHGGKRLRPVMALMAADLFGGDLQKALKPALAIEFFHNFTLIHDDIMDEAPLRRNHPTIHTLHGVNTGILSGDALMIQSYRLFEDLEPELFKKVLTLFSKTGVQICEGQQLDVNFETQDNVKNKDYLTMISYKTGVLCAAALQIGAWVAGASDEDAENLYQYGINVGVAFQIMDDYLDVFGDQEKFGKKHAGDIFENKKTILYLLAQKYANEEEKKELDFWYSKKTDNVDKIYGVEKIFRKIKVDEKVQQLIEKYNQKAQKYLDRVSIEDSKKQPFVQLAEYLLNRNI; encoded by the coding sequence ATGAATTTTTTAGAAAAATATCAGAAACTTGTTTCTGAAGGAATCGATAAGAACCAGTTTACGGCAAAGCCTACCGAGTTATATGACCCCTTAAATTATATCTTATCTCACGGAGGTAAGAGATTAAGACCTGTGATGGCATTAATGGCTGCCGATTTGTTTGGAGGTGATTTGCAAAAAGCTTTAAAACCAGCATTGGCAATAGAATTTTTCCATAATTTCACGCTTATTCATGACGATATTATGGATGAGGCTCCTCTTAGGAGAAACCACCCTACCATCCACACTTTACACGGTGTTAATACGGGGATACTTTCTGGAGATGCTTTAATGATACAATCTTATCGCCTTTTTGAGGATTTAGAACCTGAATTGTTTAAAAAAGTATTGACATTATTTTCCAAAACAGGAGTGCAAATCTGTGAAGGACAGCAATTGGATGTGAATTTTGAAACCCAAGACAATGTAAAAAACAAAGATTATCTTACCATGATTTCGTACAAAACGGGAGTGCTGTGCGCTGCTGCTTTACAAATTGGTGCTTGGGTTGCTGGAGCTAGCGATGAGGATGCCGAAAACCTTTACCAATACGGAATTAACGTAGGAGTTGCTTTTCAGATAATGGATGATTACCTAGATGTTTTTGGCGATCAAGAGAAGTTTGGTAAAAAGCATGCAGGAGATATTTTCGAGAATAAGAAAACTATCTTGTATCTCCTTGCTCAGAAATATGCAAATGAAGAAGAGAAAAAAGAGCTAGATTTCTGGTATTCTAAAAAAACCGATAATGTTGATAAGATTTACGGTGTAGAGAAGATTTTTAGAAAAATAAAAGTCGATGAAAAAGTACAGCAACTTATCGAGAAGTATAACCAAAAGGCACAAAAATATTTGGACAGAGTTTCTATTGAGGATAGCAAAAAACAACCTTTTGTACAATTGGCAGAATATTTATTAAATAGAAATATTTAA
- a CDS encoding GSCFA domain-containing protein, translating to MIFRTEVTLEESKHKIQLEDRIFSIGSCFATEMASIFASGQMQVFHNPFGVIFHPVAINNALKRIHTGKYYSAEDLIYYKNRYISLDHHTHFDSRYLHKSLELINENITQSIDFLRETRWVIVTYGTSWIYEFIESQKIVANCHKIPQHFFKKRMLTHEEIKKAILETISIIQDIAPKGVRILFTLSPVRHIKDGLVENQRSKAKLLSALHEIIEESNNSEYLPVYEMLMDDLRDYRFYKEDLIHPNTQAVQYVWERFSTAYLSPETQKFIQENNKIQKALSHRPFDEYSEEYQKFKEKTKQKIEQQQKKVRHTIFSEALQKL from the coding sequence ATGATTTTTAGAACTGAAGTTACACTTGAAGAAAGTAAACATAAGATTCAGCTCGAAGATCGTATTTTTAGTATTGGGAGCTGTTTCGCGACAGAAATGGCTTCCATTTTTGCATCTGGGCAAATGCAGGTTTTTCACAATCCCTTTGGGGTTATTTTCCATCCTGTGGCTATTAACAATGCTTTAAAAAGAATACACACAGGGAAGTATTATTCGGCGGAAGATCTTATCTACTATAAAAACCGATATATTAGTTTGGATCATCATACGCATTTTGATAGCCGATATCTTCATAAAAGCCTAGAACTGATTAATGAAAATATTACCCAGAGTATAGACTTTTTAAGAGAAACCCGTTGGGTAATTGTTACCTATGGAACTTCATGGATTTATGAGTTTATAGAATCTCAAAAAATTGTAGCCAATTGTCATAAGATTCCTCAGCATTTTTTTAAAAAGAGAATGCTTACCCATGAAGAGATAAAAAAAGCAATTTTGGAGACGATATCCATTATTCAAGATATAGCTCCCAAAGGCGTTAGGATATTGTTTACCTTGAGTCCTGTTCGTCATATTAAAGATGGATTGGTGGAAAACCAGAGGAGTAAAGCAAAATTACTTTCGGCATTGCATGAGATAATAGAGGAGAGTAATAATAGCGAATATCTTCCTGTTTATGAAATGTTAATGGATGATCTTAGAGATTATCGTTTTTATAAAGAAGATCTTATTCATCCCAACACACAGGCGGTTCAATACGTTTGGGAGAGATTTTCAACTGCCTATCTTTCTCCAGAAACCCAAAAATTTATACAAGAAAATAATAAAATTCAAAAAGCTTTATCCCATCGTCCTTTTGATGAATATTCGGAAGAATATCAGAAATTTAAAGAAAAAACAAAACAGAAGATAGAGCAGCAACAAAAAAAAGTAAGGCATACTATTTTTAGTGAAGCTTTACAGAAATTATAA
- a CDS encoding TatD family hydrolase, whose product MIDTHTHLYSEQFNEDLAEVVERAKSQGVEKFFLPAIDSETHEKMLQLEAAYPNEMFAMMGLHPCSVQPDTWEQELALVKSYLDKRSFCAIGEIGIDLYWDKTTLDIQVQAFEQQIDWAIERDIPIVIHTRESFPETFEVLKRKKHPKLRGILHCFSGTLEDAQTAIDLGFLLGIGGVVTFKNGKIDRFLNEIPLENIVLETDSPYLAPVPHRGKRNESAYTSLVLGKLVDIYQKDFREIEEITTQNALRVFGMK is encoded by the coding sequence ATGATAGATACCCATACCCATTTATATTCAGAACAATTTAACGAAGACTTAGCCGAAGTTGTTGAAAGAGCCAAATCCCAAGGAGTGGAAAAATTCTTTTTACCGGCTATAGACTCGGAAACGCATGAAAAGATGTTGCAGTTGGAAGCAGCCTATCCCAATGAAATGTTTGCGATGATGGGCTTACACCCATGCAGTGTGCAACCTGATACCTGGGAGCAAGAACTAGCTTTGGTGAAAAGTTATTTGGATAAGAGGAGCTTCTGTGCGATTGGCGAAATTGGGATTGATTTGTATTGGGATAAAACTACCTTGGATATACAAGTCCAAGCCTTTGAGCAACAAATCGATTGGGCAATAGAGCGGGACATCCCTATTGTTATCCATACTAGAGAAAGCTTTCCAGAAACCTTCGAAGTGTTGAAAAGAAAAAAACATCCAAAGTTAAGAGGAATTCTACATTGCTTTTCGGGGACTTTAGAAGATGCCCAAACAGCAATTGATTTAGGTTTTTTATTAGGAATAGGAGGAGTGGTAACTTTTAAAAATGGTAAGATAGATCGATTTTTAAATGAAATACCATTAGAAAATATTGTTCTAGAAACCGATTCTCCATATTTAGCTCCCGTTCCTCATCGTGGGAAAAGAAACGAGAGTGCTTATACCAGTTTGGTTTTAGGAAAATTGGTAGATATTTATCAAAAAGATTTTCGAGAAATAGAAGAAATTACCACCCAGAATGCACTTCGCGTATTTGGCATGAAATAG
- a CDS encoding 1-acyl-sn-glycerol-3-phosphate acyltransferase, translating to MTKKYDSIRFFHPEEVNPSLRYILRHPLMKVLLHYSFPHQSQQEVVKIVENISSIEDFQSKIIYPCMQNILKNTSKGLSFSGIENVPRDQACIYISNHRDIVLDTGVLNLVLLENQYQLTASVIGDNLVQRELYLILAKLNRNFFVKRNALPRELLENSKLLSEYIYKLNTEDQRSVWIAQREGRAKDGNDFTQAGVLKMITMHDPENKPMEYLKKLKVVPVSISYEYDPTDSLKVKKALSKNQEKHKNEDFISILTGVVGQKQRIHLHFGEVKEEKYYQIQDSGLNANKQVQAFSEVLTQEIIQGYHLWPSNYIAADLLLKQHQYADFYTEREKAVFLKRMKMRLHKFPTEAQQIFLEAYANPVLNQEKYQE from the coding sequence ATGACAAAAAAATACGATTCTATACGATTTTTTCACCCAGAAGAAGTTAACCCATCGCTACGATATATCCTTCGCCACCCACTGATGAAGGTGCTTTTACACTATAGTTTTCCTCATCAATCTCAACAGGAGGTTGTTAAAATTGTAGAAAATATTTCGAGTATTGAGGATTTCCAAAGTAAGATTATTTATCCTTGTATGCAGAATATTCTTAAAAATACCTCTAAAGGGCTAAGCTTTTCAGGGATAGAGAATGTCCCAAGAGATCAAGCTTGCATTTATATTTCTAATCATAGAGATATCGTTTTGGATACAGGTGTTTTGAATTTAGTTTTATTGGAAAATCAGTATCAATTAACCGCCTCTGTAATTGGAGATAATTTGGTGCAAAGAGAGTTATATCTGATTTTGGCGAAGTTGAACAGAAACTTTTTTGTAAAGAGAAATGCGCTGCCAAGAGAGCTTTTGGAAAATAGCAAATTGCTTTCGGAATACATTTATAAACTAAATACCGAAGACCAACGTTCGGTTTGGATTGCCCAAAGAGAGGGAAGAGCAAAAGACGGAAACGATTTTACCCAGGCAGGTGTGCTGAAGATGATAACCATGCATGATCCAGAAAATAAGCCAATGGAGTATCTTAAAAAATTAAAAGTTGTCCCAGTTTCCATTTCTTATGAGTATGATCCTACCGATAGCCTAAAAGTGAAAAAAGCACTTTCTAAAAATCAAGAAAAGCATAAAAATGAAGACTTTATTAGTATTTTAACGGGAGTAGTTGGGCAAAAACAAAGGATACATCTTCATTTTGGTGAGGTGAAAGAAGAAAAATACTATCAGATTCAAGATTCGGGGCTTAATGCCAATAAGCAAGTTCAAGCATTCTCAGAAGTGTTGACACAGGAGATTATCCAAGGGTATCACCTGTGGCCAAGCAATTACATCGCTGCAGATTTACTATTAAAGCAACATCAATATGCTGATTTTTATACAGAAAGAGAAAAAGCTGTATTTTTGAAAAGAATGAAGATGAGGTTGCATAAATTCCCAACGGAAGCACAACAAATATTTCTAGAGGCTTATGCCAACCCTGTTCTTAATCAAGAGAAATATCAAGAATAA
- a CDS encoding alpha/beta hydrolase, which produces MPRSKKIKLYFISGLGANEKAFQYLHFGEEVDPIFIPWLIPTKGETYLEYCHRMAKGIDASEDFILLGYSFGGLLVQSINAFMPAKKVIVLGSLKPEDQKSLFLKFNSWLKLYQVIPQSWLQRKELFCFIVFGKLKDPRMDQVMEYFTMNHPYYLKWSIDKILHWKAEKKQNVIQILADKDFIFPLKNAHPEYVIANATHLFPVTKALQVSKILQSIFKDL; this is translated from the coding sequence ATGCCTAGGTCTAAAAAAATAAAATTATATTTTATTAGTGGATTGGGGGCTAACGAAAAAGCCTTTCAGTATTTACATTTTGGAGAAGAGGTAGACCCTATTTTTATTCCTTGGCTTATCCCAACAAAGGGAGAAACCTATTTAGAATATTGCCACCGCATGGCCAAAGGGATTGATGCTTCCGAGGATTTTATCTTATTAGGATATTCTTTTGGTGGCTTATTGGTGCAGAGTATTAATGCTTTTATGCCTGCTAAAAAAGTAATTGTATTGGGGAGCTTAAAGCCTGAAGATCAGAAATCATTATTTCTGAAATTTAATTCGTGGTTAAAATTATATCAGGTAATTCCACAATCTTGGTTGCAGCGCAAGGAGCTGTTTTGTTTTATTGTTTTTGGGAAATTAAAAGATCCTCGCATGGATCAAGTTATGGAATATTTTACGATGAATCACCCGTATTATTTAAAGTGGAGTATTGATAAAATTTTACATTGGAAAGCTGAAAAAAAGCAAAATGTTATTCAGATCTTGGCAGATAAGGATTTTATTTTTCCTCTAAAAAATGCACATCCTGAATATGTTATTGCTAATGCAACCCATCTGTTCCCAGTAACAAAAGCTTTGCAAGTATCAAAAATTTTACAATCTATTTTTAAGGATTTGTAA
- a CDS encoding L-serine ammonia-lyase, with protein sequence MESISVFEIIKVGIGPSSSHTMGPWNAAEMFINHIKQEHQLSEVKEVFVEFFGSLAKTGIGHGTDIAGMLGLSGEDFRLIDTTTIDEKIAQIKESKAIKLGGEVELPFIYGHHLILNMQKSLDFHPNGMIFKAVLNSGGEIVKDYYSVGGGFVATQEENSIESNCVRTLYPCHKAHDIQKYLNKLNLNRVSDLIFLNEESWRSEEETRHQALYIWQQIKECIYKGVNKEGVLPGGLNVTRRVAGLNRKLLGDKKYRNINEWLKMVAESSTDFTTINKWVSCFALAVNEENASFGRIITAPTNGASGVIPAVLMYAYCFTPFNTEEDIIRFIITAGEIGTLFKKNATISAAMGGCQAEIGVSSAMAAAGLTEIMGGNPGQVLQAAEIAMEHHLGLTCDPIGGLVQIPCIERNSMGAMKAITASNIALESIPENARVSLDQVIKSMWETALDMNTKYKETSEGGLAVAVNVAEC encoded by the coding sequence ATGGAATCGATTAGCGTTTTTGAAATAATTAAAGTTGGGATAGGTCCTTCTAGTTCTCATACGATGGGACCTTGGAATGCAGCAGAAATGTTCATCAACCACATCAAGCAAGAACATCAATTATCTGAAGTAAAGGAAGTTTTTGTTGAGTTTTTTGGATCTTTAGCAAAAACGGGTATTGGCCACGGAACCGATATTGCAGGGATGTTAGGGCTAAGTGGCGAAGATTTTAGATTGATAGATACCACTACCATAGATGAAAAAATCGCACAGATTAAAGAGTCTAAAGCTATTAAGTTGGGAGGTGAGGTAGAACTTCCTTTTATTTATGGTCATCACCTTATTTTGAATATGCAAAAATCTTTGGATTTCCACCCTAATGGGATGATTTTTAAAGCAGTTTTAAATAGTGGCGGAGAAATCGTAAAAGATTATTATTCTGTAGGAGGAGGTTTTGTTGCTACCCAAGAGGAAAATTCAATTGAAAGCAATTGTGTAAGAACACTTTACCCTTGCCATAAGGCGCATGATATTCAGAAATATTTAAATAAACTAAATCTTAACCGAGTTTCAGATCTTATTTTTTTAAATGAAGAATCTTGGAGAAGTGAAGAGGAAACTCGTCATCAGGCCTTATATATTTGGCAACAAATTAAAGAATGTATTTATAAAGGAGTTAATAAGGAGGGAGTACTCCCAGGAGGTCTTAATGTAACCCGACGTGTTGCAGGCCTTAACAGAAAATTACTAGGAGATAAAAAATACCGAAATATTAATGAATGGCTGAAAATGGTGGCTGAATCTAGTACGGATTTCACGACTATTAACAAGTGGGTGAGTTGCTTTGCCTTAGCGGTTAACGAGGAAAATGCATCTTTCGGAAGGATTATTACCGCACCAACTAATGGAGCAAGCGGTGTAATTCCTGCTGTGCTGATGTACGCATATTGTTTTACTCCATTTAATACAGAAGAGGATATTATTAGGTTTATTATTACCGCTGGGGAAATAGGGACATTGTTTAAAAAGAATGCAACCATCTCTGCCGCAATGGGAGGATGCCAAGCTGAAATAGGAGTGTCTTCTGCAATGGCAGCCGCAGGGCTTACAGAAATTATGGGCGGAAATCCTGGTCAAGTGCTTCAAGCTGCAGAAATCGCAATGGAACACCATTTAGGCCTAACTTGTGATCCTATTGGTGGATTGGTACAAATTCCGTGTATAGAAAGAAATTCTATGGGAGCAATGAAGGCGATAACAGCAAGCAATATCGCTTTGGAATCTATTCCTGAAAATGCAAGGGTATCCCTAGATCAGGTAATTAAATCGATGTGGGAAACCGCTTTAGATATGAATACAAAATACAAAGAAACTTCTGAAGGAGGGCTTGCCGTAGCTGTAAACGTAGCCGAATGTTAG
- a CDS encoding chloride channel protein, with the protein MYRKKVQRQSYFLLILSSVILGILCSFLAYSLKNITEFFEDHIFEYVKEYNSLLYIILPTIGITSIYFLRKYLFQNKKNKGISEIYKTLDHRKDHLAFYKVPSHYINGFLTVIFGGSTGVEVSTVVATAAVGNTVYKTNFSAKMYKRELVCAGVTAGIAILFNSPIAGFLFAVEVISRKLSKTIFISCLSSALVSFVFLRLFKGETIISAPVTNWAWMAIPFMLVLSLMGSLLSIYFTILVIKIKSFFSGINNNFIRVNAGALLVGISLFFFPFLYGDSYHSLNELIHAPENYSILLLLGLGFLKPLISALTLGAGGDGGVFAPSIVAGAFMGFAFASACNYFFGLQLDILNFMLIGGAATLSASIYAPFTTLFLICNIAPNGFELFFPLLLCCLVAHHFSRLIFPYNVYTYQVDTPKA; encoded by the coding sequence ATGTACCGAAAAAAAGTCCAGAGACAATCCTATTTTCTTCTTATACTTAGCTCTGTAATCTTAGGAATTCTTTGTTCTTTTCTTGCCTATAGCCTTAAAAATATTACCGAATTTTTTGAAGATCATATTTTTGAATATGTAAAAGAATACAATTCTTTACTTTATATCATCCTACCCACTATAGGGATTACCAGCATTTATTTTTTAAGAAAATATTTATTTCAAAATAAAAAAAACAAGGGAATTAGCGAAATCTACAAGACCTTGGATCATCGTAAAGATCACCTTGCCTTTTATAAAGTCCCTTCTCATTACATCAACGGCTTTCTGACTGTAATTTTCGGAGGTTCCACAGGCGTAGAAGTTTCCACGGTAGTAGCTACTGCTGCTGTAGGAAATACGGTTTACAAAACCAACTTTAGCGCTAAGATGTACAAAAGAGAATTGGTTTGTGCGGGAGTAACAGCAGGGATTGCAATTTTATTCAACAGCCCTATTGCAGGTTTTCTTTTTGCCGTAGAAGTAATCTCTAGAAAACTCAGCAAAACCATTTTTATTAGTTGCCTAAGCTCAGCTTTAGTGTCTTTTGTTTTTTTACGCCTCTTTAAAGGAGAAACTATTATTTCCGCGCCTGTAACCAATTGGGCTTGGATGGCTATTCCTTTTATGTTGGTGCTGAGCCTTATGGGAAGTTTACTTTCTATATATTTCACCATTCTGGTAATTAAAATTAAAAGTTTCTTCTCAGGAATCAACAATAATTTTATCCGAGTAAATGCGGGTGCTTTACTTGTGGGAATTTCTTTATTCTTTTTCCCTTTTTTATATGGAGATAGCTACCACTCTCTAAATGAACTTATCCACGCCCCTGAAAACTACTCGATATTATTATTGCTAGGCTTAGGATTTTTAAAACCTCTTATTTCTGCACTTACCCTTGGCGCTGGAGGAGATGGCGGTGTTTTTGCCCCTAGTATTGTTGCAGGAGCTTTTATGGGCTTTGCTTTTGCTTCGGCTTGTAATTATTTCTTTGGGCTTCAGCTTGATATCCTTAACTTCATGCTGATTGGTGGAGCTGCTACTTTATCGGCATCCATTTACGCTCCTTTTACAACATTATTCTTAATTTGTAATATCGCCCCTAATGGTTTCGAGCTTTTCTTTCCTTTATTACTTTGTTGTTTGGTAGCTCATCATTTCTCAAGATTAATTTTCCCTTACAACGTTTATACTTACCAAGTGGATACTCCCAAAGCTTAA